In the Verrucomicrobiia bacterium genome, one interval contains:
- a CDS encoding DUF5655 domain-containing protein: protein MEGNWTIDTLFGQQPTNLKLFNYIKRQIEACGDVKLAVTKTQASFGVKRKFAWVWATPATKKQPEGTLMLTLDMLEKETDNRNLIREIIKYRDDKWTHQIPIQGIETIDTIAQLGWFEEAYKFGLGTNT from the coding sequence ATGGAAGGAAACTGGACAATCGATACACTATTTGGTCAGCAACCGACTAACTTAAAGCTTTTCAATTATATTAAACGCCAGATTGAGGCTTGCGGTGACGTAAAGCTGGCTGTTACGAAAACTCAGGCGTCATTTGGTGTAAAAAGAAAATTTGCTTGGGTATGGGCAACGCCGGCAACAAAAAAACAACCAGAGGGCACGCTCATGCTGACGCTCGATATGCTCGAAAAGGAGACCGACAATCGTAACCTGATACGCGAGATTATAAAATACCGGGATGACAAATGGACTCACCAAATACCTATACAGGGCATTGAGACAATCGATACTATAGCTCAACTGGGATGGTTTGAGGAAGCGTATAAGTTTGGGTTGGGTACCAATACCTAG